From the genome of Bradyrhizobium elkanii USDA 76, one region includes:
- the tnpC gene encoding IS66 family transposase, with protein sequence MNADRDAAPDDVAALKEALAAERAKGFEIAAELAVARAKASEDEALIAQQKLQIAKLKHQIYGQRSERSARLIEQLALTFEELEADATEDELAAERAVAKATAVRGFTRKRAERQTFPENLPRERVVIDGPTACDCCGGTRLRKLGEDVTRTLEVVPRQWKVIETVREKFSCRDCEKISQTAAPFHAVARGWAGPSLLAMIMFEKFGQHQPLNRQAERYVLEGVPIALSTMADAMGSVCASLDPLLRLVEAHVMAAERLHADDTTVPVLAKGKTDTARCWIYVRDDRPFGGAGPPAAMFYYSRDRKGEHPRGHLARYAGILQADAYDGYNQLYLAGRQPGPIREAACWSHGRRPFFAMADIEENARRKAAGKKEIPLSPIAIEVVRRIDALFEIERSINGRSPEDRLQVRQTQSRPLVDDLQVYMREQLAKLSRGHDLTKAFNYILKRWASFTLFLDDGRVCLSNNAAERGLRGIALGRKSWLFCGSDRGGRRAAAMYSLIITAKMNGIDPQAWLADVLARIAAHPAHRLDELLPWNWTPASALSARAAA encoded by the coding sequence ATGAATGCTGATCGCGACGCTGCTCCGGATGACGTTGCCGCCCTGAAAGAGGCGTTGGCGGCCGAGCGCGCGAAGGGGTTTGAGATCGCCGCCGAGCTCGCGGTCGCCCGCGCGAAAGCGTCGGAAGACGAGGCGCTGATTGCCCAGCAGAAGCTGCAGATCGCCAAGCTGAAGCATCAGATCTATGGGCAACGATCGGAGCGTTCGGCGCGGCTGATCGAACAGCTGGCGCTGACGTTCGAAGAGCTGGAAGCCGACGCCACCGAGGACGAGCTTGCGGCGGAACGGGCCGTGGCCAAGGCGACGGCGGTGCGCGGATTTACGCGCAAGCGCGCCGAGCGCCAGACGTTCCCCGAAAATCTTCCCCGGGAGCGGGTGGTGATCGATGGGCCAACGGCTTGCGATTGTTGTGGGGGCACTCGCCTGCGCAAGCTCGGCGAGGACGTAACTCGGACGCTGGAAGTGGTACCGCGCCAGTGGAAGGTGATCGAGACGGTCCGGGAGAAGTTCTCCTGCCGCGACTGCGAGAAGATCAGCCAGACGGCGGCGCCGTTCCATGCCGTCGCCCGCGGATGGGCCGGCCCGAGTCTGTTGGCCATGATCATGTTCGAGAAGTTCGGCCAACATCAGCCCTTAAACCGCCAGGCGGAGCGCTACGTCCTGGAAGGCGTGCCGATCGCGCTGTCGACCATGGCGGACGCCATGGGATCGGTCTGTGCGTCGCTGGATCCCCTCCTGCGCTTGGTCGAAGCCCATGTCATGGCGGCCGAGCGCCTGCATGCCGATGATACGACCGTGCCCGTACTGGCCAAAGGCAAGACCGATACGGCGCGATGCTGGATCTACGTCCGGGACGACCGGCCGTTTGGCGGCGCGGGGCCGCCGGCGGCGATGTTCTATTACTCCCGCGACCGCAAGGGCGAGCATCCCCGGGGGCATCTGGCCCGATATGCCGGCATCCTGCAGGCCGATGCCTATGATGGGTACAACCAGCTCTATCTAGCGGGACGCCAGCCAGGCCCAATCCGGGAGGCTGCCTGCTGGTCGCACGGACGGCGCCCGTTCTTTGCCATGGCCGACATCGAAGAGAATGCCCGGCGCAAGGCCGCCGGCAAGAAGGAGATCCCGCTCTCGCCGATCGCGATCGAGGTCGTGAGGCGGATCGACGCGCTGTTCGAGATCGAGCGCTCCATCAATGGCAGGAGTCCCGAGGATCGCCTTCAGGTACGGCAGACGCAGAGCCGGCCCCTGGTCGACGATCTTCAAGTCTACATGAGAGAACAGCTCGCCAAACTCTCCCGTGGGCACGACCTGACTAAGGCGTTCAACTATATCCTGAAGCGCTGGGCGAGCTTCACCCTGTTCCTCGATGATGGGCGGGTATGTCTGTCCAACAATGCCGCCGAACGAGGCCTAAGAGGTATCGCTCTGGGGCGAAAGTCCTGGTTGTTCTGCGGCTCTGATCGCGGCGGACGGCGTGCGGCGGCCATGTACAGCCTGATCATCACCGCCAAGATGAACGGCATCGACCCGCAAGCCTGGCTGGCGGATGTTCTCGCTCGCATTGCTGCCCACCCGGCTCACCGGCTGGACGAACTGCTGCCCTGGAATTGGACACCGGCATCAGCGCTCTCCGCTCGAGCAGCGGCATGA
- the tnpB gene encoding IS66 family insertion sequence element accessory protein TnpB (TnpB, as the term is used for proteins encoded by IS66 family insertion elements, is considered an accessory protein, since TnpC, encoded by a neighboring gene, is a DDE family transposase.) — MIPIPSGVRVWIATGHTDMRRGMRSLALTVQESLKRDPHAGDLYIFRGRSGDLVKILWHDGLGMSLYAKRLDRGKFIWPSASDGAVSISAAQMAYMLEGIDWRNPQLSWRPRSAG, encoded by the coding sequence ATGATCCCGATCCCGAGCGGCGTCAGGGTCTGGATCGCCACTGGCCACACCGATATGCGTCGCGGCATGCGAAGCTTGGCTCTCACAGTGCAGGAAAGCCTGAAGCGGGATCCTCATGCGGGCGATCTCTACATCTTCCGGGGGCGCAGCGGCGATCTGGTCAAGATCCTTTGGCATGATGGGTTGGGCATGTCGCTTTATGCCAAGCGTTTGGACCGCGGCAAGTTTATCTGGCCTTCGGCGTCGGACGGTGCGGTATCGATCTCGGCGGCCCAGATGGCCTACATGCTCGAAGGCATCGACTGGCGGAATCCGCAACTGAGCTGGCGGCCGCGGAGCGCGGGTTGA
- the tnpA gene encoding IS66-like element accessory protein TnpA, whose translation MTDYMPMPKVSRLEVVSTGARRRWTLEEKQRIVAESYSGPRLVSVTARRNGLSTSQLFTWRRLARDGRLAEDAVPALVPVEITSTPASASTCAPQVPSSPPAQRARVGIIEIELGGCRVRVDRDVDTEALQRVLELLRRR comes from the coding sequence ATGACTGACTATATGCCTATGCCGAAGGTTTCCCGACTTGAAGTCGTCTCGACGGGCGCACGGCGCCGCTGGACTTTGGAGGAGAAGCAGCGGATCGTTGCCGAGAGCTACAGCGGGCCACGATTGGTGTCGGTAACGGCACGTCGCAACGGATTGTCGACGAGCCAATTGTTCACGTGGCGCCGGCTGGCGCGCGACGGCCGGCTGGCGGAGGACGCGGTGCCTGCGCTTGTACCCGTGGAGATCACCTCTACGCCAGCTTCGGCATCGACGTGCGCGCCGCAGGTGCCGTCTTCACCGCCTGCGCAGCGCGCGAGGGTCGGAATCATCGAGATCGAGCTTGGTGGTTGCCGCGTGCGGGTAGATCGTGACGTGGACACTGAGGCGCTACAGCGGGTTCTCGAGCTCCTGCGACGCCGATGA